One genomic segment of Gemmatimonadota bacterium includes these proteins:
- a CDS encoding sigma-70 family RNA polymerase sigma factor, with amino-acid sequence MTGPPTGDSDLFLRLYAELRVVADRLLRREAPGHTLQPTALVHEAWFKLAGSAAPVVVDRAHYLALAARAMRQVLVDHARRRRAAKRAVAPVDITIADDRLGFALPLDDLIAVDEALTRLAGKDERLARVVELRFFAGLGEAEVASALGVTTRTVQRDWLKARAWLHLQLADGGSSE; translated from the coding sequence ATGACCGGCCCCCCCACCGGCGATAGCGATCTCTTCTTGCGACTCTACGCGGAACTCCGCGTGGTGGCGGATCGCTTGCTGCGCCGCGAGGCACCGGGTCACACGCTCCAGCCCACCGCGCTGGTCCATGAGGCGTGGTTCAAGTTGGCTGGCTCCGCCGCCCCGGTGGTCGTTGATCGTGCCCACTACCTCGCGCTCGCGGCCCGGGCGATGCGCCAGGTCCTCGTCGATCATGCGCGTCGTCGGCGGGCCGCGAAGCGTGCGGTGGCACCGGTCGACATCACGATCGCCGACGACCGTCTCGGCTTCGCCCTCCCTCTCGACGACCTCATCGCGGTCGACGAGGCCCTCACGCGACTGGCCGGGAAGGACGAACGACTCGCGCGGGTCGTCGAGCTGCGGTTCTTCGCCGGCCTTGGTGAGGCCGAGGTCGCCAGCGCGCTGGGCGTCACGACGCGGACGGTGCAGCGTGATTGGCTGAAGGCGCGGGCATGGCTCCACCTGCAACTCGCCGATGGCGGTTCCTCCGAGTGA
- a CDS encoding protein kinase: MTTPNDRWLRLSALFDEALELPDAARADWLAAAAPDDPALRHELTRMLGAHARTGPLDRNLAPLAEAEFHGRLDAALGDRYTLGETLGVGGTAAVFLAHESKHDRRVVLKVLQPGLAAAIGPTRFLEEVRITARLSHPHILPLLDSGEVDGLLFYAMPYLGGETLRERLARDGALPLTEAVGLLRDIAAALAHAHSAGVIHRDLKPENVLSVGAHAYLLDFGIAKLEADVESVSVTHPGFAIGTPGYMAPEQAAGQAVDHRADLYAWGLLAREILTGGRSAAPLGEQRPDLPRSLVALVEACLAIDPAERPATASSLVAALDGLVAPVRERSWTRRLVPFAAVGAVVFAAVMARREPPSSAALVGPIAVTPLVNETGDSTLSGWGRLAGDWVTQGLHEASLLAVVPWPSILLAAEQHAKSGAPDLAATVREETGAALVVSGSYYRTGDSLRFQVSITDMRDGRLVAAIPPVVVVKDSAASAVRELRDRVMGALAVALDERMPPEVELGGLSRLRPRDGGVQSLRLREGGHLVARGVGARHHVRAGAALRHVCRGQRWCRRAGRFVAQAGAAPAEQPQQLSRGPRGLPECLPHRRPEPGAAEDRVGGPTGALFPRRVQRRVRAAAVESPAGSRFSARLAQSGSWADARLADLLEPARLRGPSPRRPRTRTRVCADDACTAPGPARELGDRGARPRRDGARGGARFPPRGGGDA, encoded by the coding sequence GTGACCACCCCGAACGACCGCTGGCTGCGACTCTCGGCATTGTTCGACGAGGCGCTGGAACTGCCCGACGCGGCACGCGCCGATTGGCTCGCCGCCGCCGCGCCGGACGACCCGGCGCTCCGCCACGAGCTCACGCGCATGCTGGGTGCCCATGCGCGGACCGGCCCGCTCGATCGCAACCTGGCCCCGCTGGCAGAGGCTGAGTTTCACGGCCGACTTGATGCGGCGCTCGGCGATCGGTATACGCTCGGGGAGACCCTCGGCGTCGGTGGCACCGCCGCGGTCTTTCTGGCGCACGAGAGCAAGCACGACCGCCGCGTGGTCCTCAAGGTGCTGCAGCCCGGGCTGGCAGCGGCGATCGGACCGACGCGCTTCCTCGAAGAAGTGCGCATCACGGCGCGGCTCTCGCATCCGCACATCCTGCCGCTGCTCGATTCGGGGGAGGTCGACGGACTCCTCTTCTACGCGATGCCCTATCTCGGCGGCGAGACGTTGCGGGAGCGGCTCGCGCGGGATGGGGCGCTGCCGCTGACCGAGGCGGTGGGGCTGTTGCGCGACATCGCGGCCGCGCTCGCCCATGCGCACTCGGCTGGCGTCATTCACCGTGATCTCAAGCCGGAGAATGTCCTCTCGGTGGGGGCGCATGCGTACCTGCTCGACTTCGGCATCGCCAAGCTCGAGGCCGATGTCGAGAGTGTCAGCGTGACGCATCCCGGCTTCGCGATCGGCACTCCGGGCTACATGGCCCCCGAGCAGGCGGCGGGGCAGGCGGTCGATCACCGCGCCGACCTCTACGCCTGGGGGTTGCTCGCCCGCGAGATTCTCACTGGGGGACGCTCGGCGGCACCCCTCGGCGAACAGCGTCCCGACCTGCCGCGCTCCCTGGTGGCATTGGTCGAGGCGTGCCTTGCGATCGACCCGGCGGAGCGTCCGGCGACGGCGAGCTCACTTGTGGCCGCGCTCGACGGGCTCGTGGCACCGGTTCGCGAGCGCTCGTGGACTCGGCGGCTGGTGCCATTCGCGGCGGTGGGTGCGGTGGTGTTCGCTGCGGTCATGGCGCGCCGCGAGCCGCCGTCCTCGGCCGCGCTCGTCGGCCCGATCGCGGTGACGCCGCTGGTCAATGAAACGGGCGACAGCACGCTGAGCGGCTGGGGGCGGCTTGCCGGCGACTGGGTGACGCAGGGGCTTCACGAGGCGAGTCTGCTGGCGGTGGTGCCGTGGCCCAGCATTCTGCTGGCCGCGGAACAACACGCCAAGAGTGGCGCACCCGATCTGGCGGCCACCGTTCGCGAGGAGACCGGTGCTGCGCTGGTCGTGAGCGGGAGCTACTACCGCACCGGCGACTCGTTGCGCTTTCAGGTCAGCATCACCGACATGCGTGATGGCCGCCTCGTGGCCGCGATTCCGCCGGTGGTCGTCGTGAAGGACTCCGCCGCCTCGGCGGTGCGTGAGCTGCGCGATCGGGTGATGGGCGCGCTGGCCGTGGCGCTCGATGAGCGGATGCCGCCGGAAGTCGAGCTGGGAGGCCTATCGCGCCTTCGACCAAGGGATGGCGGAGTTCAATCGCTACGATTACGCGAGGGCGGACACCTCGTTGCGCGAGGCGTGGGCGCTCGACACCACGTTCGTGCCGGCGCTGCTCTACGCCACGTTTGCCGCGGTCAACGATGGTGCCGGCGCGCGGGGCGATTCGTTGCTCAAGCAGGTGCTGCTCCGGCGGAGCAGCCTCAGCAGCTATCACGCGGCCCTCGCGGACTACCTGAGTGCCTACCTCACCGGCGACCGGAGCCAGGCGCTGCCGAAGATCGTGTTGGCGGCCCAACTGGCGCCCTCTTCCCGCGCCGGGTACAACGCCGCGTTCGTGCTGCTGCAGTTGAATCGCCCGCGGGAAGCCGATTCAGTGCTCGGCTCGCTCAATCCGGATCGTGGGCCGATGCGAGACTGGCCGACCTTCTGGAGCCAGCGCGCCTACGCGGCCCATCTCCTCGGCGACCACGCACGCGAACGCGAGTATGCGCAGACGATGCGTGCACGGCACCCGGACCAGCGCGTGAGCTGGGTGATCGAGGCGCGCGCCCTCGCCGCGATGGGGCGCGAGGCGGCGCTCGATTCCCTCCTCGTGGCGGCGGCGACGCTTGA
- a CDS encoding neutral zinc metallopeptidase yields the protein MRWSASGRSQNLEDRRGGGGGGMIPGGIGGLGIGGVVLVVIFSLITKQNPLAVIGALDGGTAAPGVEAPITDPAEEEKVLFIGAALDSTQALWARLLPTMGAEYRDAKLVLFRDRTTSPCGAAQSATGPFYCPGDEKVYIDLGFYQELATRFGAPGDFAEVYVLAHEIGHHVQKLLGTEEAMRRAQEQRPAQANALSVKLELQADCYAGVWAHTAAQQGRLERGDVEEGLGAAAAVGDDRIQRMGGGSVNQESWTHGSSEQRMTWFKRGFESGDPKMCETFR from the coding sequence ATGCGCTGGTCCGCCTCCGGTCGTTCGCAGAATCTCGAAGATCGCCGCGGCGGTGGTGGCGGCGGCATGATCCCTGGCGGCATTGGCGGCCTGGGTATTGGCGGCGTGGTGCTGGTGGTGATCTTTTCGCTCATCACCAAGCAGAATCCGCTCGCCGTCATCGGGGCCCTTGATGGCGGCACCGCCGCGCCCGGCGTCGAGGCGCCGATCACCGACCCGGCGGAGGAGGAGAAGGTGCTCTTCATCGGCGCGGCGCTCGACAGCACCCAGGCGCTCTGGGCGCGGTTGCTGCCGACGATGGGCGCCGAGTATCGCGACGCCAAGCTGGTGCTCTTTCGCGATCGGACCACCTCGCCCTGCGGCGCCGCGCAATCGGCGACCGGTCCCTTCTACTGCCCCGGCGATGAGAAGGTCTACATCGACCTCGGCTTCTATCAGGAACTGGCCACGCGCTTCGGTGCCCCGGGCGATTTCGCCGAGGTGTATGTGCTTGCGCACGAGATCGGCCACCATGTGCAAAAACTCCTCGGCACCGAGGAGGCGATGCGTCGCGCGCAGGAGCAGCGCCCGGCGCAGGCAAACGCGCTCTCCGTGAAGCTGGAGCTGCAGGCCGATTGTTACGCGGGCGTCTGGGCGCATACGGCGGCGCAACAGGGGCGCCTCGAGCGCGGCGACGTCGAGGAAGGACTCGGCGCCGCCGCCGCGGTCGGCGACGACCGGATCCAGCGGATGGGCGGCGGGAGCGTGAATCAGGAGAGCTGGACCCACGGCTCGTCAGAGCAGCGGATGACGTGGTTCAAGCGCGGATTTGAGAGTGGGGATCCGAAAATGTGCGAGACGTTTCGATGA
- a CDS encoding phosphodiester glycosidase family protein, giving the protein MQVGTLRLALTLLALPLGPRAASPNITWATARDGIERSEFVMAERGVLQAVQVIALRIDPARIHLDLMARTRYAGLRGAWTVDSMPAEAVLALNAGQFREGTPWGWLVQDGVERQAPGSGSVAMAVVFDAGAVRLLTPEEIPAARGTVRAAIQSYPMLLVDGVMPAPLRAPGRGVDLEHRDTRLAIGTDAEGRVLLVLTRFRGAGSAGATLPFGPTIPELATLMRRLGATRAVGLDGGLSSQLALRESSSALRQWSNWRMVPLGIVGTPMIDDRSSTIDHRNVSHIFGSPLSNPRLNHVIRCSDEPWVQLS; this is encoded by the coding sequence ATGCAGGTCGGCACGCTGCGTCTCGCCCTCACCCTGCTCGCGCTGCCGCTCGGCCCGCGCGCGGCGTCGCCCAACATCACGTGGGCCACCGCGCGCGACGGCATCGAGCGCAGCGAGTTCGTGATGGCGGAACGTGGCGTGCTGCAGGCGGTTCAGGTCATCGCGTTGCGCATCGACCCCGCGCGCATTCACCTCGACCTGATGGCGCGTACGCGCTACGCCGGATTGCGTGGAGCCTGGACGGTCGACTCGATGCCGGCCGAGGCGGTCCTTGCCCTTAACGCGGGACAATTCCGCGAGGGGACGCCGTGGGGATGGCTGGTGCAGGATGGCGTGGAGCGGCAGGCGCCGGGCAGCGGCAGCGTGGCGATGGCGGTGGTCTTCGATGCGGGTGCGGTGCGGTTGCTCACGCCGGAGGAGATCCCGGCGGCGCGAGGCACCGTGCGCGCCGCGATTCAATCGTATCCGATGCTGCTGGTCGACGGCGTCATGCCGGCGCCGCTGCGCGCCCCCGGGCGCGGCGTTGACCTGGAGCATCGTGACACGCGGCTCGCCATCGGCACCGACGCCGAGGGGCGCGTGCTCCTGGTGCTGACGCGATTCCGCGGTGCGGGCTCGGCCGGCGCCACCCTCCCCTTCGGCCCCACCATCCCGGAGCTCGCCACCCTCATGCGTCGCCTCGGGGCCACCCGTGCCGTCGGCCTCGATGGCGGCCTCTCAAGTCAACTCGCGCTTCGCGAGAGCAGCAGTGCGCTCCGACAGTGGAGCAACTGGCGGATGGTGCCGTTGGGGATCGTGGGGACACCGATGATCGATGATCGATCATCGACCATCGATCATCGAAACGTCTCGCACATTTTCGGATCCCCACTCTCAAATCCGCGCTTGAACCACGTCATCCGCTGCTCTGACGAGCCGTGGGTCCAGCTCTCCTGA
- a CDS encoding DASS family sodium-coupled anion symporter, with translation MSDSPPLLGMLSPAEERFEAWRGRAGFVLAPAAALAIALLDLPSLTPESHRLASVMVAVVVLWITESLPMPVTALLGASACVILGVAPAKAVFAPFADPLMFLFIGSFILSQGIFHHGLDRRVAFTVLSRPWVGASPSRLLLAFGLITALISGWISNTATTAMMFGIGMSILRVLYLRQQSGELALDPRWASGLMLMTSFAASIGGLMTPVGTPPNVIGLGFIRSELGVQIPFFSWMLLGVPTVAILFVVLFFTLRALSPAGVAVLPGGASVARDGLAGLGRWRRGERSVLWAFLVTVVLWITPGVLAIVLGERAPLTLAVQTALPEGVAALLGATLLFLLPGEPGQRALSWPEAAKIDWGVVLLYGGGFALGTLAFQSGLAEALGRGVTGWIPNAGEMGLLVMGTIVAVLLSETTSNTAAANMVVPVIIAIAKASGVDPLLPALGATLGSSLGFMLPVSTPCNAIVYGSGMIPLSRMMRAGLILDLVGIVVVIGVVSLLGPLLR, from the coding sequence ATGTCCGACTCCCCCCCGCTGCTCGGGATGCTCTCGCCTGCCGAGGAGCGATTCGAGGCGTGGCGGGGGAGGGCAGGGTTCGTGCTGGCTCCGGCGGCGGCGCTGGCGATCGCCCTGCTGGACCTTCCCTCGCTCACCCCGGAGTCGCATCGCCTTGCCTCGGTGATGGTTGCGGTCGTCGTGCTCTGGATCACCGAGTCGCTACCGATGCCGGTGACTGCGCTGCTGGGCGCGTCCGCCTGCGTCATCCTCGGGGTGGCACCGGCAAAGGCGGTGTTCGCCCCCTTTGCCGACCCGCTGATGTTCCTCTTCATCGGGTCGTTCATCCTCTCGCAGGGGATCTTTCATCACGGGTTGGATCGCCGCGTGGCATTCACGGTGCTCTCGCGGCCCTGGGTCGGCGCGAGCCCGTCGCGGCTTCTCCTCGCGTTCGGCCTGATCACCGCGCTCATCTCGGGATGGATCTCGAACACTGCCACCACGGCGATGATGTTCGGCATCGGGATGTCGATCCTTCGGGTGCTCTACCTCCGGCAGCAGTCTGGTGAACTCGCGCTCGATCCCCGCTGGGCCAGTGGCCTGATGTTGATGACCTCCTTCGCCGCATCGATCGGCGGTCTGATGACGCCGGTCGGCACGCCGCCGAACGTGATCGGGCTCGGCTTCATCCGCAGCGAATTGGGCGTGCAGATCCCCTTCTTCTCCTGGATGCTCCTCGGCGTGCCGACGGTGGCGATCCTCTTTGTGGTGCTGTTCTTCACGCTCCGCGCACTGTCGCCGGCTGGTGTGGCGGTGCTTCCCGGTGGCGCGAGCGTGGCGCGCGATGGACTCGCGGGGCTTGGGCGCTGGCGCCGTGGCGAACGATCCGTGCTCTGGGCCTTTCTCGTCACGGTCGTGCTCTGGATCACCCCTGGCGTCTTGGCCATCGTGTTGGGAGAACGCGCCCCCCTCACGCTCGCGGTGCAGACCGCGCTCCCCGAGGGGGTGGCCGCGCTGCTCGGCGCCACGCTGCTCTTCCTCCTCCCGGGCGAGCCGGGGCAGCGTGCGCTCAGCTGGCCAGAGGCGGCCAAGATCGACTGGGGTGTTGTGCTGCTGTACGGCGGGGGCTTCGCGCTCGGCACACTCGCCTTCCAGTCGGGGCTCGCCGAGGCGCTCGGGCGCGGCGTGACTGGGTGGATCCCGAACGCGGGCGAGATGGGGCTGCTGGTGATGGGGACCATCGTCGCGGTGCTGCTTTCGGAGACGACGTCGAACACGGCCGCGGCGAACATGGTCGTGCCGGTGATCATCGCCATCGCAAAGGCCTCAGGCGTCGACCCCCTCCTCCCAGCGCTGGGGGCGACGTTGGGTTCCTCCCTCGGCTTCATGTTGCCGGTGTCCACCCCGTGCAACGCCATCGTCTACGGCAGCGGGATGATCCCCCTGTCGCGCATGATGCGGGCGGGGCTCATCCTCGATCTGGTCGGGATCGTGGTGGTCATCGGGGTGGTCTCGCTGTTGGGCCCGCTGCTCCGCTAG
- a CDS encoding P1 family peptidase: protein MRTLLLLALLPAVLAAQEPARPRARDLGIAPGIFRPGPLNAITDVAGVLVGQTTVREGDSIRTGVTAILPHGGDLFRDRVPAGLHVGNGFGKLLGVTQLRELGELETPILLTCTLCVWQAADAMVAWQLARPGMASVRSINPVVAETNDGGLNAIRSRPIRPAHVVSALEGASAGAVAEGSVGAGTGTVAFGWKGGIGTSSRKLPASLGGFTVGVLVQTNFGGVLQILGAPVGKALGRYSYRTQTMAERGDGSIIIVVATDAPLSERQLERLAARAMFGLARTGSDASNGSGDYAIAFSTSADVRRHPTESAPRSLRALQDDAVSPLFEAVIEATEEAIYNSLLRATSVTSKGRTVEAIPVDSVRAILARFRATER, encoded by the coding sequence ATGAGGACACTGCTCCTGCTGGCGCTGCTCCCCGCGGTGCTCGCTGCGCAGGAGCCCGCCCGACCGAGGGCCAGAGATCTTGGCATCGCGCCGGGGATTTTTCGACCCGGTCCGCTGAACGCCATCACCGATGTGGCAGGCGTGCTCGTCGGACAGACCACGGTGCGCGAGGGTGATTCGATCCGCACCGGCGTGACCGCGATTCTTCCGCATGGCGGCGATCTCTTCCGCGACCGTGTCCCCGCCGGGCTGCATGTCGGCAACGGCTTCGGCAAACTGCTTGGCGTGACCCAGCTCCGCGAGCTCGGCGAACTGGAAACGCCCATCCTGCTCACCTGCACGCTCTGCGTCTGGCAGGCCGCCGATGCGATGGTGGCGTGGCAGCTCGCGCGGCCCGGGATGGCGTCGGTGCGCTCGATCAATCCGGTGGTGGCCGAGACCAATGATGGCGGCCTCAACGCGATCCGCAGTCGACCGATCCGCCCGGCCCACGTGGTGTCGGCGCTTGAGGGGGCGTCCGCCGGGGCGGTCGCCGAGGGGAGCGTCGGTGCGGGGACGGGAACGGTCGCGTTCGGCTGGAAGGGTGGCATCGGGACTTCGTCGCGCAAGTTGCCGGCGTCGCTCGGTGGCTTCACGGTTGGCGTGCTGGTGCAGACCAACTTCGGTGGCGTGTTGCAGATCCTTGGCGCGCCAGTCGGCAAGGCGCTCGGGCGCTACTCCTATCGGACGCAGACGATGGCGGAGCGCGGCGATGGCTCGATCATCATCGTGGTCGCGACCGACGCGCCGCTGTCGGAGCGGCAGCTCGAGCGGCTGGCGGCGCGCGCGATGTTCGGGCTGGCGCGGACGGGCTCCGATGCCTCGAACGGCTCCGGTGACTACGCCATCGCCTTCTCGACTTCGGCCGACGTGCGACGCCACCCCACCGAGTCGGCGCCGCGGAGCCTGCGCGCCCTGCAGGACGACGCCGTCTCGCCGCTCTTCGAGGCGGTCATCGAGGCGACCGAAGAGGCGATCTACAATTCGCTCCTCCGCGCCACGTCGGTCACGTCGAAGGGGCGCACGGTCGAGGCGATCCCGGTCGACTCCGTGCGCGCCATTCTCGCACGCTTCCGGGCGACGGAACGATGA
- a CDS encoding RidA family protein: MMRPVETSGAPTPAGHYVQGMVHGGVVYVSGQLPIDPATGVVIDGDMTVQAERTLQNVAAVLEAAGSGLDRVLMLTVFVTSREDWPAVNAVCARMFGAHRPARAIVGGADLKPGCRIEITAVGMISAR; encoded by the coding sequence ATGATGCGTCCGGTTGAGACGAGCGGCGCACCGACGCCGGCGGGGCACTACGTGCAGGGGATGGTGCATGGCGGCGTGGTCTACGTCTCAGGACAGCTGCCGATCGATCCAGCGACGGGCGTCGTGATCGACGGCGACATGACAGTGCAGGCGGAACGGACGCTGCAGAATGTCGCCGCCGTGCTCGAGGCGGCTGGCAGCGGGCTGGACCGCGTGCTCATGCTCACGGTCTTCGTCACCTCGCGCGAGGACTGGCCCGCGGTGAACGCGGTCTGCGCGAGGATGTTCGGTGCGCATCGTCCCGCGCGCGCGATCGTCGGTGGGGCGGATTTGAAGCCGGGGTGCCGGATCGAGATCACCGCCGTCGGGATGATCAGTGCACGATGA
- a CDS encoding M20/M25/M40 family metallo-hydrolase: protein MLLLLSATSLSAQAKASRADRVNVERILRTLAHDSMEGRGTATPGEERAARFIAAEMKKIGLKPMGDDGFFQRVPMAMLAANRPGGVRPPTGCQAGTFKLNGDSVATPLWKCVGAAAPAPGAPAPAAGTQVTTYRVPTNPGAAVPRLTMLPSMAVWDTMPAATRRTGHNVVGVIPGRDPKLKNEVILVMAHFDHLGVRGPGVNGDSIYNGADDDASGTTAVLEIARALKKGKAPKRTVVFATMTGEEMGLLGTNYFIANPPFPLKTMVAGFEIEMIGRPDSLAGGPGKAWLTGYERSTMGDMLKANGIAIVPDPRPSQNFFRRSDNYAFARMGIVAHTLSTFNLHTDYHRPSDEADKFDFDHMTAVIQAGAQAVRHLADGATPAWHEGGKPAPPAPRPPAP, encoded by the coding sequence GTGCTACTGCTTCTTTCGGCGACCTCGCTCTCCGCGCAAGCGAAGGCAAGTCGCGCGGATCGAGTCAACGTCGAGCGCATCCTGCGCACGCTGGCGCACGACTCGATGGAAGGGCGCGGGACGGCAACGCCGGGTGAGGAGCGCGCGGCCCGCTTCATCGCCGCGGAGATGAAGAAGATCGGCCTCAAGCCGATGGGCGATGACGGCTTCTTCCAGCGGGTGCCGATGGCGATGCTGGCGGCGAATCGTCCTGGTGGGGTGCGTCCGCCGACCGGCTGCCAGGCCGGGACCTTCAAGCTCAACGGCGATTCGGTCGCGACCCCGCTCTGGAAGTGCGTCGGTGCCGCGGCCCCTGCGCCCGGTGCGCCGGCCCCGGCGGCGGGCACTCAGGTCACTACCTATCGCGTGCCCACCAATCCCGGTGCCGCGGTGCCGCGGCTCACCATGCTCCCCTCGATGGCGGTGTGGGACACGATGCCGGCCGCGACGCGGCGCACTGGGCACAACGTCGTCGGCGTGATCCCGGGCAGGGATCCGAAGCTCAAGAACGAAGTGATCCTGGTGATGGCGCACTTCGACCATCTGGGCGTCCGCGGGCCGGGCGTCAATGGCGACTCGATCTACAACGGCGCGGATGATGACGCGTCGGGTACCACCGCCGTGCTCGAGATCGCCCGGGCCCTGAAGAAGGGAAAGGCGCCCAAGCGGACCGTCGTCTTTGCCACCATGACCGGCGAGGAGATGGGGTTGCTTGGCACCAACTACTTCATCGCCAATCCTCCGTTCCCGCTCAAGACGATGGTCGCCGGTTTCGAGATCGAAATGATCGGTCGGCCCGACTCGCTGGCCGGCGGACCGGGGAAGGCGTGGCTCACGGGCTATGAGCGGTCGACGATGGGTGACATGCTCAAGGCCAATGGGATCGCGATCGTCCCCGACCCGCGGCCGAGCCAGAACTTCTTCCGGCGCAGCGACAACTACGCCTTCGCGCGGATGGGAATCGTGGCGCACACGCTCTCGACCTTCAACCTGCACACCGACTATCACCGCCCCTCGGACGAGGCCGACAAGTTCGACTTCGACCACATGACGGCGGTCATCCAGGCCGGTGCGCAGGCGGTGCGGCATCTCGCGGATGGCGCCACGCCGGCCTGGCATGAAGGCGGCAAGCCGGCGCCACCGGCGCCGCGCCCGCCAGCGCCGTGA
- a CDS encoding formate dehydrogenase subunit gamma yields the protein MDDRSGSPRDAGRDLETVRDLLIQVTPAPGALLPLLHEVQGCLGYIPKDAIRLIAHALNLSRAEVQGVVSFYHDFHEEPTADHVVQLCMAEACQAVGCRALADHAKSQCGVGFHEATPDGRLQLEPAYCFGNCAAGPTIRVDDRVYGRVTAARFDALTAVLRAEASS from the coding sequence ATGGACGACCGCAGTGGAAGCCCGCGGGATGCCGGACGCGACCTCGAGACCGTGCGTGACCTGCTCATTCAGGTGACGCCAGCGCCCGGTGCCCTGCTCCCGCTTCTGCATGAGGTGCAAGGGTGCCTCGGCTACATCCCCAAGGATGCCATTCGCCTGATCGCGCACGCGCTCAATCTGTCGCGCGCCGAGGTGCAGGGTGTGGTGTCGTTCTATCATGACTTCCATGAGGAGCCAACGGCGGACCATGTGGTCCAGCTCTGCATGGCCGAGGCCTGTCAGGCGGTGGGATGCCGAGCGCTGGCGGATCATGCGAAGTCGCAGTGCGGTGTCGGTTTTCATGAAGCGACCCCTGATGGCCGGCTCCAGTTGGAGCCGGCCTATTGTTTTGGCAATTGTGCCGCGGGCCCGACGATCCGCGTTGACGACCGGGTCTATGGTCGGGTCACGGCCGCGCGTTTCGATGCGCTGACCGCGGTACTTCGGGCGGAGGCGTCCTCGTGA
- a CDS encoding formate dehydrogenase, giving the protein MTTRIFVPGDTTAWSLGADEVADAIAAEVATRGLYATVVRTGSRGLYWLEPLIEIETPAGRHGFGPIDIDDVASLFAAGGLPSTAHPRSVGLVESIPFLAEQQRLTFARAGVIDPRSLAEYRAHGGGVGLNAALTMTPRQIIEAITASGLRGRGGAAFPAGIKWQTVHDAPGAQKHIVCNADEGDSGTFADRLLMEADPFQLIEGMAIAALAVGATDGVIYLRSEYPRTQGLLDEVLQLAREDGMLGPNAFGPGRSFDIQLFLGAGAYICGEETALLESLEGKRGTVRPKPPLPAIRGLHADPTLVHNVLSLAAATTILAKGADHYAGFGVDRSRGTMPFQLGGNIARGGIVELPFGATLTTILDHFGGGSRSGRPLKAVQVGGPLGAYLPAAQWDAPLAYESYAAIGAMLGHGGIVAFDDSVDMAEQAEFAMQFCADESCGKCTPCRIGSTRGVEVIQRLRRGEQPERQLAVLQDLCEALELGSLCALGGLTPMPVRSALTHFASDFPLAAEALPR; this is encoded by the coding sequence GTGACGACACGCATCTTCGTCCCGGGCGACACGACCGCGTGGTCCCTGGGTGCCGACGAGGTGGCCGATGCCATCGCCGCCGAGGTCGCGACGCGCGGACTCTATGCCACGGTGGTGCGGACGGGCTCACGCGGGCTGTACTGGCTCGAGCCGCTGATCGAGATCGAGACGCCGGCGGGTCGCCACGGATTCGGACCGATCGACATCGACGACGTTGCGTCGCTCTTTGCCGCGGGCGGGCTGCCGAGCACGGCGCATCCCCGATCGGTCGGTCTGGTCGAGTCGATTCCGTTCCTGGCCGAGCAACAACGACTGACCTTCGCCCGCGCCGGCGTGATCGATCCACGGTCATTGGCCGAGTACCGGGCGCACGGCGGTGGGGTCGGGCTCAATGCGGCGCTGACGATGACTCCGCGACAGATCATCGAGGCGATCACCGCCTCCGGGCTGCGGGGCCGCGGCGGTGCCGCGTTTCCGGCGGGGATCAAGTGGCAGACGGTGCACGATGCGCCGGGGGCGCAGAAGCACATTGTCTGCAATGCGGATGAAGGCGACAGCGGGACTTTCGCCGACCGCCTGCTGATGGAGGCCGATCCGTTCCAGCTGATCGAGGGGATGGCGATCGCCGCCCTGGCCGTCGGCGCCACCGATGGCGTGATCTACCTGCGGTCGGAATATCCGCGCACCCAGGGCTTGCTTGACGAAGTGCTGCAGCTGGCGCGCGAGGATGGCATGCTCGGGCCCAATGCCTTCGGGCCGGGGCGGTCATTCGACATCCAGCTGTTTCTGGGGGCGGGCGCCTACATCTGCGGCGAAGAGACCGCGCTGCTGGAGAGCCTCGAGGGGAAGCGCGGGACGGTGCGGCCCAAGCCACCACTGCCGGCAATCCGCGGGTTGCATGCGGATCCGACGTTGGTGCACAACGTGCTCTCGCTGGCCGCCGCGACGACGATTCTGGCCAAGGGTGCGGACCACTACGCCGGCTTCGGCGTCGATCGGTCACGCGGGACCATGCCATTCCAGCTCGGCGGCAACATCGCCCGCGGTGGGATCGTGGAACTGCCCTTCGGCGCGACTCTCACGACGATACTCGATCACTTTGGTGGCGGCTCGCGGAGCGGGCGTCCGCTGAAGGCGGTGCAGGTCGGTGGACCGCTCGGTGCCTACCTCCCTGCGGCCCAGTGGGATGCACCGCTCGCCTACGAATCGTACGCCGCGATCGGGGCCATGCTCGGCCACGGTGGCATCGTCGCCTTCGACGACTCGGTGGACATGGCCGAGCAGGCCGAATTCGCGATGCAGTTCTGCGCCGACGAGTCGTGCGGCAAGTGCACGCCCTGCCGGATCGGGTCGACCCGCGGCGTCGAGGTGATCCAGCGCCTGCGCCGAGGGGAGCAGCCCGAGCGCCAGTTGGCCGTGTTGCAGGACCTCTGCGAGGCACTTGAACTCGGCTCACTTTGTGCCCTTGGTGGTCTCACCCCCATGCCGGTTCGCAGTGCGCTCACGCACTTCGCCAGTGACTTCCCGCTCGCGGCCGAGGCGCTTCCCCGATGA